The DNA segment CGGCTGATAGAAGGTGAGCTTTGCGTTCAGTCGTAATCTTTTCGCTTGTCGAATATGTAACGGTGTAAGCTGATACTTGACATCAATCTTTAGGGTGAATTGGTCAGGTCAAGCATTAGCTACGTTCTATTCGGCCGTGAGACAGGCATTGGTAGTTACGATCATCATGAGAGCTCTGTTATCTGGAGTAGGAATCGCAGGATTGGCATGGTTGTTCGTTAGAGGATTGTCCGGGGGATTGACGAATGAGCTCTAGAGGTAGAATTAGAGGAGATGGCTATAATGCCTGTTTACTCGGTAGGCAGGGGGGACCAATCTCAACGGGGGTTCTTTTTTCTCAATCTCGCACCTCACGATCGGTCGCTTCGAACGAGATACATATGATTTATAGTATGTAGTAGAGTATAGTATGATTCATGttgtgagattgatcaggtCTCTTTCCATATATGTATTGTATGAGTATGCATTCATGTCATGTCGTATCTACTCTTTGTGTAAGATGCCTCCACTTTGATGATCCAAACATTACATTACGCTTACGTCTGTGTGAAGAGCATCTTTCGTACTTTGCATTTCCTCTCTTCAATAGTCTTACTTGCCATACTGAATATTCATTATTACTTCATCTTGCTCACTGTCATAAGCTCCATCGAGGGAAATGTCATCGTTCAGTATACACAAAGCAGCATTGGAGGGACAACCAGGTTTGATAAGGAGTCTGTTAAGTGAGGATCCGAAATTGGTCAATTccaaggatgaggtgagtttgatagtCTGCTCGTGCTGTGCTGCATCAACGTACGTCtagaggagagggaggacCTGCTAATGCTAATGCTGATGCGGGTTATTGGTAGGACGGTAGAACACCCCTACATTGGGCATCTACCACCGGTAATTTGACGGTCTTACAATTATTGCTAAGTTATCAATCCGAATTGGAAAGTCGAGATACGATGGGATGGACAGCTCTGATCATTGCCTGTGAgtcctgtcctgtcctgtccATTCCGTCCTCCAGTCCCACCCTTTCAGCTGAGATGTTCGAGGGGTGATGCAAGTGAGATCGAGCTTAGGCTGATGGATAGGATGGGCATTGTGATTAGCCGCTGCGAACCAGGTTGAAGTGGTTAGAGAACTGCTGGAAGCAGGTGCGCAGGTGGATGCTATCAATGAGAAGGGCCAGACTGCTTTGTGAGTTTGCTTTCAACCTGCTCAGCTAAAAACCATGCGTCGATTGGTATGGAGGGTAGCTGATGTTTCTGTTTTTGTGCTTGTGTTTGTCGTTGATTAGACATTACGCAGCTTCAAAGGGGAATGTAGCTGTACGTCATTCacttctttcatcttcagcttctcgGAAAcgggtgaaggaggaatggCTGATATTTATGAGAATGTAGATCGGTAGATTACTTATAAACAGAGGAGCAGACGTGAGTACCTCATCTTTCTGCCCAGCAATATGATCCATACCCTACCGAGATTGGAAAGACAGCTACGACTACGGATCAAGCTAACTCGTTTTGACTGATATCAGATAAACGCCAAAGACCGAGCATCCCAGTTCCCACTCCATCGAGCAGCTACCACTGGTAATCATGCCTTCTTGAGTTTACTTCTGAACCCCCCTGAGGGGAGGGCGAAGACTAGATTGAATGGTGCGGATAGGGCTGGTAAGTTTGGTTTCTCATCGAATTCACCCTCAAGAATTCCCAATGAGACGGTTGGAGCGGATTCGATTGGTTGGGGTGCTGATGTCGAGGATTGGCATCTGGTATAGGAAATACCCCGCTGCACCTCGCGTTCGAAAGTGGACATGGAGATGCGGCTGTCACGCTGATAGAAGCGGGAGCAGATCGTGAGAGGGTGGGTGATACTCTGCTGTCATTGCACTTTATATTAGCGAACTATGCTgtaagctgattgatgagcAATGGTGATAATAGTCCAACTCTGAAGGACAAGTGCCGGAGGAGATCGAGGGCGTTGGAGGGCAGGAACAGAAGAATGTAAGGAGTTATGTGGTTTCCAAAGTTGGTCCGAGGAGGGAGTAGGTCCAGCGCATCGTGTTATGGTGATTACTCTGCATATTTTTATGGAGGACGTTACTCGCAGCACAGAGATATACCCATGAGATTATTGAGGTGGTACATGTACATCGTACAAAGCAATTGAGTGGTCATCTACTCTACCCTACACATCTATATGATCTATTAATCTAGTACTGCACATCACGATGCAAGACTATGCGAAACATCCGATAATGCTCCCCTACAATTTTGCATTAGACCAACGCATCACTCCTTCCCATACAGCCAAAGCAGCAGCGTTAGTAGGAAAAGCTCTCAGCACAACCGGGACAAAGCCCTATCAATTCAACAAATAAAAACTTGATGAGCTACAGCATGCCATGTACTTGTCACTaagagctcaccttgtagAAATTCTTCACTCTCGCTATGGAGTTCCAGCTAAATCCTTTCGAGGGGTTATACGTTTCTCGCCATACTTGGCGGTACGCGTCGAATACGCCTTTATACCTTGGATCCTTGATCGAGTCGACTGAAGTGTTGTATCATGTAAAACGTTCATCAGCTGTTAGAGTCAGGCTGTAAGTAGCAAGAGATAGCTGACTTACCCATTATTCGATTCTTGACGTTATCCAAGGCTGTTTCAAGCAGATCAATCTGGAGTTAGCCATCTCTCACAAACTTACTGAACCAATGAGATCGAGAGTGAGATACCATATCGAAAATGAGATACAACACCAACTCACGCAACGCAGTAAACCAATACATATTACTTGCCATTCCGCCCGCTAGGAAATTCGCCAACTCAGTTGACATCTCGTATCTCGTCCCATCGAAAGACTTGAACAGTCGATTAAAAATTTCGAACCCTAAATATCccaatatatcagcttctTTCCGCCTTCAATTGCTGATTGTCCGGAGATAGGACCAACCTCCAAACATCGCTGCGAAACAACTTCGATAGATGAAACTTGCTCCCAGACCCTTCCACATCCCCGTTATACCCTGTTCCGCGACTGTCTGACGAACCACGTCGAACGGGCCGCTGAATTGTTTGGGGACGTGTGCGGGCTGCACAAGCTGCAGTTGGAGTTTACATTTTATGACTTCGGTTGGATGGGCTATCGATGCGCTGCATAGCACGGCAAAGTTTCAGCTTACATTCGTTGTAATCGATTGAGCTGACAGAGTGAGAGCTTTCAAACGCACTTTGTCCATCCTGCAAATAAACCTGCTACGCTATGTCCCAGGAGGGATAATCTCTCGGCGTCATTTTTCGGTGTTCTCTCAGCAAAGCCATGCCGCAGTAGGATTGCTCGGTAGTTGTGCAGACTATCAGTGTACTAGTCAGAACTAGGAGAATAATAGGGAAGTAAGTGATGCCATACCTTCCCATCAATATTGAGTCGGTTATTCCCCATGATACCGCTGGTACACTTGCGCCTTTGTACAGTGCTCGAGGACCCTTTATATGACATCAGTACATTAACAGAACAACTCATGATATAAGGTTAACGACTAACCTCCTTACTTATCGTCTTGGTGAAACAGTCCCACGCGCCGTTAAACGTTCCAGTCGGTGTACACTGCACTATTCGGTAGATGGGTCATCTCAGCTTTATCGGTGCAGCGATCGTCTTGACCTATGCTCACGTCTGGTCTGGACGAGCAAAACATCAGCTCTGCCAGCTCATGAtccagaggatgagagggttaCTCACTTTTATCGTATCGAACGGGTGTCCTATCGATCTTCAAATGTCAGCGAAATATAACCTCGGTGTTCTGGTGATAACTTTtaactcaccaacaacaagcTATACATGTATGTATTGCTCGATCAGCTTAGACCTCTTTCCCTCAATTAGTTCAGTGTAGCTGATCTTACCTTTGTCCATCTACAGCCACTCCCAAATCAGTATGAGCGCGAGGCTAGAGGAGAGCGATACACTCACCCGGAACATATCCCAGCTGCGAAACCTATAAAAGGTGAATGACCGGTATCTTTGCCTACCCTCTGTGTAT comes from the Kwoniella bestiolae CBS 10118 chromosome 2, complete sequence genome and includes:
- a CDS encoding mitochondrial carnitine/acylcarnitine carrier-like protein, with protein sequence MAQDKGKRPEEVSDPDIVDDIKDTQRVGKDTGHSPFIGFAAGICSGLLLIDRTPVRYDKMQCTPTGTFNGAWDCFTKTISKEGPRALYKGASVPAVSWGITDSILMGSLHNYRAILLRHGFAERTPKNDAERLSLLGHSVAGLFAGWTNASIAHPTEVIKCKLQLQLVQPAHVPKQFSGPFDVVRQTVAEQGITGMWKGLGASFIYRSCFAAMFGGFEIFNRLFKSFDGTRYEMSTELANFLAGGMASNMYWFTALPLDNVKNRIMVDSIKDPRYKGVFDAYRQVWRETYNPSKGFSWNSIARVKNFYKGFVPVVLRAFPTNAAALAVWEGVMRWSNAKL